One Glycocaulis abyssi DNA window includes the following coding sequences:
- a CDS encoding YdcF family protein, which translates to MKAAFSVIRFAAFALVIAAVVGFALFVRAGLSHVHDAPASGDAIVALTGGEGRVATGVSILAQGHGARLLISGGNPEVTMDAIRAAAGAPPELFDCCVDIGVEAANTVGNAEETARWASTHGYQRLVIITSDFHMPRALLELKAAMPERDLIPYGVATPPPWANTRAARRWLQEYLKFSAVYARETVRAPLGGTA; encoded by the coding sequence ATGAAAGCCGCCTTCTCCGTCATCCGCTTTGCCGCCTTCGCCCTGGTGATTGCGGCCGTTGTCGGCTTTGCGCTGTTTGTCCGTGCGGGGCTGTCTCATGTTCACGATGCGCCTGCCAGCGGCGACGCCATTGTGGCGCTGACAGGCGGTGAAGGCCGCGTGGCAACAGGCGTTTCGATACTCGCACAGGGCCATGGCGCGCGCCTGCTGATTTCAGGCGGTAATCCGGAAGTGACCATGGATGCCATCCGTGCTGCAGCCGGTGCGCCGCCCGAACTGTTCGATTGCTGCGTCGATATCGGTGTCGAGGCGGCCAACACGGTGGGTAATGCCGAGGAGACAGCGCGCTGGGCGAGCACGCACGGCTATCAGCGCCTGGTCATCATCACGTCCGACTTTCACATGCCGCGCGCCCTTCTGGAGCTGAAAGCGGCCATGCCCGAGCGCGATCTGATACCCTATGGTGTTGCCACACCGCCGCCCTGGGCCAATACGCGCGCCGCGCGCCGCTGGCTGCAGGAATATCTGAAATTTTCTGCTGTCTATGCGCGCGAGACGGTGCGCGCGCCCCTTGGCGGGACGGCATAG
- a CDS encoding lysophospholipid acyltransferase family protein: MHVIGSAIFTVWMYGLMAVMGLVCSPLLLGPRSWARGCFAVYRWLVFGGLRVLCGIRFEVRGAEHIPSGPALIASKHQSMFETLAFWHILPDPAIILKKELKYLPFFGWYAMKLKNVAVDRSAGASALKAMLRAARERAHEGRQIVIFPQGTRVQPGAPESYKPGVAGLYGAMEVPCVPVALNSGLYWPPSGFVRRPGTIIIEFLPPIPAGLPRARFMEELETRIETASAALLESPQGNASA; this comes from the coding sequence GTGCACGTCATCGGTTCAGCAATTTTCACGGTCTGGATGTACGGCCTGATGGCGGTGATGGGCCTTGTGTGCTCGCCCCTGCTTCTGGGGCCGCGCAGCTGGGCGCGCGGGTGTTTTGCCGTCTATCGCTGGCTGGTCTTTGGCGGTTTGCGGGTGCTGTGCGGCATTCGTTTCGAGGTGCGTGGAGCTGAGCACATCCCGTCCGGCCCGGCTCTGATTGCCTCCAAACACCAGTCCATGTTCGAGACGCTGGCCTTCTGGCACATACTGCCTGACCCGGCTATCATCCTGAAAAAAGAGCTCAAATACCTGCCCTTCTTTGGCTGGTACGCGATGAAGCTGAAAAACGTGGCGGTAGACCGCTCGGCCGGTGCCAGCGCGCTAAAAGCCATGCTGCGCGCCGCGCGCGAACGCGCGCATGAAGGCCGCCAGATCGTGATCTTTCCGCAAGGCACGCGCGTCCAGCCGGGCGCGCCGGAGAGCTATAAGCCAGGCGTGGCCGGGCTTTATGGCGCGATGGAGGTGCCTTGCGTGCCGGTTGCGCTCAATTCGGGGCTTTACTGGCCCCCATCAGGCTTTGTACGCAGGCCCGGCACCATCATTATCGAGTTTCTGCCACCCATACCGGCGGGCTTGCCGCGCGCCCGGTTCATGGAAGAGCTTGAGACGCGCATCGAGACCGCCTCGGCCGCTTTGCTAGAATCCCCGCAAGGAAACGCTTCTGCATGA
- the hisC gene encoding histidinol-phosphate transaminase gives MIPDPRPGILDIKPYKPGLPAPAGAVKLSSNENPLGCSEKAAKAFAGSAAKLHVYPDGSVARLREAIGKAEGIDPARIVCGAGSDEILQLIGRAWLGADDIVLQSQYGFLVYRLVAMQSGASIVSAPERGHRTDIDAMLAAAREHSPRVVFLANPNNPTGTWVPRDDIIRLREGLAADCLLVLDAAYGEFVDDPAFESGMDLVDQYDNIVVTRTFSKIHGLAGLRLGWAYAREEIIGILNRVRGPFNVSVPAVEAGIEAIADTAFITRSKEHNARWVDYLTQHLRGAGLEVTPSVCNFVLVHFPQALGKTADDADRFLTSKGLIVRDVKPYGLPDALRISIGLDDDNRRVAEALAEFMGQPIR, from the coding sequence ATGATCCCTGATCCCCGTCCGGGCATTCTCGACATCAAGCCCTACAAGCCCGGTCTTCCTGCACCGGCCGGGGCGGTGAAGCTGTCCTCGAACGAGAACCCGCTCGGGTGCAGCGAGAAAGCGGCGAAGGCATTTGCCGGTTCAGCCGCGAAGCTGCATGTCTACCCGGATGGCAGCGTCGCGCGCCTGCGCGAAGCTATCGGCAAGGCCGAAGGCATTGATCCGGCGCGGATCGTATGCGGTGCGGGCTCAGACGAGATATTGCAGCTGATCGGACGGGCCTGGCTTGGCGCCGATGATATAGTCCTGCAAAGCCAGTACGGCTTTCTGGTCTATCGTCTGGTGGCCATGCAGAGCGGCGCCAGCATTGTCAGCGCCCCGGAGCGTGGCCACCGCACCGATATCGATGCCATGCTGGCGGCCGCCAGAGAGCACTCGCCGCGCGTGGTGTTTCTGGCCAATCCCAACAATCCGACGGGCACCTGGGTGCCACGTGACGACATTATCCGGCTACGCGAAGGGCTGGCGGCTGACTGCCTTCTGGTGCTGGACGCGGCGTATGGCGAATTTGTCGATGATCCGGCCTTTGAGTCCGGCATGGATCTGGTGGACCAGTATGACAACATCGTCGTCACGCGCACCTTCTCCAAGATTCACGGGCTGGCGGGGCTGCGTCTCGGCTGGGCCTATGCCCGCGAGGAGATAATCGGTATCCTCAATCGGGTGCGTGGCCCGTTCAATGTCAGCGTGCCAGCGGTCGAGGCGGGTATCGAAGCCATTGCCGACACTGCTTTCATCACGCGCTCGAAAGAACACAATGCGCGCTGGGTGGATTATCTGACGCAGCATTTGCGCGGCGCGGGCCTTGAGGTCACGCCGTCGGTCTGCAATTTCGTGCTGGTGCACTTCCCGCAGGCACTGGGCAAGACCGCCGATGATGCGGACCGCTTCCTGACCTCAAAGGGTCTGATTGTGCGCGATGTGAAGCCCTACGGCCTACCCGATGCCTTGCGCATCTCCATTGGCCTTGATGATGACAATCGGCGCGTCGCAGAGGCGCTGGCCGAGTTCATGGGTCAGCCTATTCGCTAG
- a CDS encoding cell division protein FtsX yields the protein MTKPRRSAPLLPGEAGRDLPLLAVCAILVFLACLSVIGAAGAWRAAGGWSDQLVSEMTLQVLPADEGDGDAAARDAGALASGLPGVIDVEVRSRAASTALLRPWLGSTTLPDDFPLPRLVTLRIDPENRPASGAVEALFADAPYRVIVDDNRLWAGAIARASATVRYFAAGLVLLVCGAAAAVIVFAARAALSMRRDVAEALHLVGAPDSFIIALFQQRFFMLGLKAGAAGSLLALLAALCLNLAGGSAASLFFLPSLAPGWWIVIIVPVAALVSGLISAIAARLTVSAGLKARWP from the coding sequence ATGACAAAACCGCGCCGATCAGCCCCGCTACTGCCCGGTGAGGCCGGGCGCGACCTGCCACTGCTGGCCGTCTGCGCTATCCTCGTATTCCTCGCCTGCCTGTCAGTGATCGGCGCGGCCGGTGCCTGGCGGGCGGCGGGCGGATGGTCTGACCAGCTGGTTTCGGAAATGACCCTGCAGGTGCTGCCAGCAGATGAAGGAGACGGCGACGCGGCGGCGCGTGATGCCGGCGCGCTGGCCTCCGGCCTTCCCGGCGTCATCGATGTCGAGGTGCGCTCGCGCGCTGCGTCCACGGCGCTGTTGCGGCCCTGGCTGGGCAGCACAACCCTGCCCGACGATTTTCCGCTGCCCCGTCTGGTGACGCTGCGGATAGATCCGGAGAACCGGCCTGCGTCCGGGGCGGTTGAAGCCCTGTTCGCCGATGCCCCCTACCGCGTGATCGTGGACGATAACCGGCTATGGGCTGGTGCGATTGCCCGCGCTTCGGCCACGGTACGCTATTTCGCCGCTGGGCTGGTGCTGCTCGTATGCGGGGCAGCAGCAGCCGTGATCGTGTTTGCGGCGCGCGCCGCGCTGTCCATGCGCCGTGACGTGGCAGAGGCGCTGCATCTGGTCGGCGCGCCTGACAGCTTCATCATTGCGCTGTTCCAGCAGCGCTTCTTCATGCTGGGCCTGAAAGCGGGCGCAGCCGGATCACTGCTGGCCCTGCTGGCCGCCTTGTGTCTCAACCTGGCCGGCGGCAGCGCCGCGTCGCTCTTCTTCCTGCCCAGCCTTGCGCCGGGCTGGTGGATTGTCATCATCGTGCCGGTGGCCGCGCTGGTCTCCGGTCTTATATCCGCCATCGCCGCCCGCCTGACGGTCAGCGCCGGACTGAAAGCACGCTGGCCATGA
- a CDS encoding DUF2125 domain-containing protein, translated as MIRDFSTPEPARRSRLSLILPFAAFGILLAAYGGYWLWMSGEIRKTADSWVEERESEGYVISLDQLSVSGFPFRFTVTARAPEIIAPPEDGGWRMAMPQLSASALPYNISHWIVAFASPAELDLQGDEDTSALLATASRARISLASGRAGTVRAGAELEEFRLIARESGEVLVEALDQLVLSSELVEDDQMRIRLEVRGLELGPDQLDERTVSAFGRRIELMRTDTTLSHWSALAADANLASWSDSGGRAEIAMAALHWGHARLSGEGTMGVDALLRPEGRLSVLVAEPESLVAALVAGGVASPSDGEALRLALMMAPRRDEGVALPFRFQQGGIFLGPVRIGEAGPLTGQLPIMPELPDAEDASE; from the coding sequence ATGATCCGTGATTTCAGCACCCCTGAGCCTGCGCGCCGCTCCCGCCTCAGCCTGATCCTGCCCTTTGCGGCGTTCGGCATTCTTCTGGCCGCTTATGGCGGTTACTGGCTTTGGATGTCGGGCGAGATCCGCAAGACGGCAGACAGCTGGGTGGAGGAGCGTGAGAGCGAGGGCTATGTCATTTCGCTCGACCAGCTATCGGTAAGCGGGTTTCCGTTCCGATTCACGGTAACGGCGCGAGCTCCGGAAATCATCGCACCGCCAGAGGATGGTGGCTGGCGCATGGCCATGCCGCAACTCTCGGCGAGCGCCCTGCCTTATAATATCTCCCACTGGATTGTCGCGTTCGCCAGCCCCGCAGAGCTGGATCTTCAAGGCGATGAGGACACCAGCGCGCTTCTGGCAACCGCGTCACGCGCGCGCATCAGCCTGGCCTCGGGCCGGGCGGGTACTGTGCGCGCGGGCGCAGAGCTGGAGGAGTTTCGCCTGATCGCCCGCGAGAGCGGAGAGGTTCTGGTCGAGGCGCTGGACCAGCTGGTCCTGTCCAGCGAGCTGGTGGAAGACGACCAGATGCGCATCCGTCTTGAGGTGCGCGGTCTGGAACTGGGTCCGGACCAGCTTGACGAACGCACGGTCAGCGCGTTTGGCCGCCGCATTGAACTGATGCGTACCGACACCACGCTTTCACACTGGAGCGCGCTGGCCGCCGACGCCAATCTGGCCAGCTGGAGCGATAGCGGCGGCCGGGCCGAGATTGCGATGGCGGCGCTGCACTGGGGTCATGCGCGCCTGAGCGGTGAAGGCACTATGGGCGTTGACGCCCTGCTGCGCCCTGAGGGCCGCCTGTCAGTCCTCGTAGCAGAGCCGGAAAGCCTTGTTGCCGCGCTTGTGGCAGGCGGCGTGGCAAGCCCCAGCGATGGCGAGGCACTGCGTCTGGCCCTGATGATGGCGCCGCGCCGGGATGAAGGCGTGGCCCTGCCATTCCGGTTCCAGCAGGGCGGTATATTCCTCGGCCCTGTGCGCATAGGCGAGGCAGGCCCGCTGACCGGCCAGCTGCCGATCATGCCCGAACTGCCAGACGCGGAAGACGCTAGCGAATAG
- the argH gene encoding argininosuccinate lyase: protein MSTSDTPKSRPGSGTDMWGGRFSGGPSAILQAINASVDIDQRLAEQDIDGSLAHAAMLAACGIISSEDARGISAGLETIRADIRAGNFTWSPALEDVHMNIEAALKERIGAPAGRLHTARSRNDQVATDFRLWLRETCARMEDGLRAYQRALVTQAQAHADWVMPGFTHLQTAQPVSLGHHLLCWVEAAERDIGRFADARARLNESPLGAAALAGTAFPIDREMTAKTLGFDRPMANSLDAVSSRDFALEALSAATIAAVNLSRFAEEIVLWTSRRFGFAKLTDAFSTGSSIMPQKRNPDAAELVRAKPGRIAGALQGLIIVCKGLPLAYSKDMQEDKALVFTAFDDLELAIAAMAGMTADLSFNREAMEEAAGEAYSDATDLADYVVRELGLPFRDAHHIAGSVVKEAEARGVSLSELPLEVFQAIEPRVDEAVFNVLTARASMESRTSYGGTAPVRVREQCALWAERLAQE from the coding sequence ATGAGCACGTCTGATACCCCGAAATCCCGGCCCGGCTCTGGCACCGATATGTGGGGTGGACGCTTCTCTGGCGGCCCGTCTGCAATCTTGCAAGCCATCAACGCCTCGGTGGATATCGATCAGCGCCTCGCAGAGCAGGATATTGACGGCAGCCTGGCCCACGCAGCGATGTTGGCCGCATGCGGCATAATTTCAAGTGAGGATGCCCGCGGCATTTCTGCCGGGCTGGAGACGATCCGCGCCGATATCCGCGCCGGAAACTTCACCTGGTCGCCGGCGCTCGAAGACGTGCACATGAATATCGAGGCAGCCCTGAAGGAGCGCATTGGCGCACCGGCAGGCAGGCTGCACACCGCCCGCTCGCGCAACGATCAGGTGGCCACCGATTTCCGGCTCTGGCTGCGTGAGACCTGCGCGCGCATGGAAGACGGGCTTCGCGCCTATCAGCGCGCGCTTGTGACGCAGGCGCAGGCCCATGCAGACTGGGTGATGCCCGGCTTCACCCATCTGCAGACCGCCCAGCCGGTCAGCCTCGGCCACCATCTGCTGTGCTGGGTGGAGGCCGCAGAACGCGATATCGGCCGGTTTGCCGATGCCCGCGCGCGTCTCAATGAAAGCCCGCTGGGCGCCGCCGCGCTGGCTGGCACCGCCTTTCCGATTGATCGGGAGATGACGGCAAAGACGCTCGGCTTTGACCGGCCCATGGCCAACTCGCTCGACGCCGTATCCTCGCGTGATTTCGCGCTGGAAGCTTTGAGCGCGGCCACGATTGCAGCCGTCAATCTCTCCCGTTTTGCCGAAGAGATTGTCCTGTGGACCTCGCGCCGTTTCGGCTTTGCAAAGCTTACCGACGCCTTCTCGACCGGCTCGTCCATCATGCCGCAAAAGCGCAATCCCGATGCCGCCGAGCTGGTGCGGGCCAAGCCGGGACGCATTGCCGGCGCGCTGCAGGGCCTCATCATCGTATGCAAGGGCCTGCCGCTCGCCTACTCAAAGGATATGCAGGAGGACAAGGCGCTGGTCTTCACCGCCTTTGATGATCTGGAACTGGCGATAGCGGCGATGGCGGGCATGACCGCTGATTTGTCCTTCAACCGCGAAGCCATGGAAGAGGCGGCCGGTGAAGCCTATTCCGATGCCACCGATCTGGCCGACTATGTGGTGCGCGAGCTGGGCCTGCCCTTCCGCGATGCCCACCACATTGCAGGCAGTGTGGTGAAAGAAGCCGAGGCACGCGGTGTTTCACTGTCTGAGCTGCCGCTTGAGGTCTTCCAGGCCATCGAGCCGCGCGTTGACGAGGCGGTTTTCAACGTGCTCACTGCCCGGGCATCTATGGAAAGCCGGACCAGCTATGGCGGCACAGCGCCGGTACGCGTTCGCGAACAATGCGCGCTGTGGGCCGAGCGGCTGGCACAGGAGTAA
- the ftsE gene encoding cell division ATP-binding protein FtsE codes for MDQPSNASNPTDEAGPGPAVHFDNVGMRYGRGPEVLSDISFDLPRGSFQFLTGPSGAGKTSLLRLIYLAERPSRGLVSLFGEDTSVMERGALPAFRRRIGVIFQDFRLLQHLSVFDNVALPLRVAGQNVRQYGEDIVELLNWVGLGHRIDALPPTLSGGEQQRAAIARAVVSRPEILIADEPTGNVDPDMARRLLRLFVELNRLGTTVLIASHDIALIRSVNAPVLELAEGRLNRRARSA; via the coding sequence ATGGATCAGCCGTCAAACGCCAGCAACCCGACAGACGAAGCCGGACCGGGTCCGGCTGTCCACTTTGACAATGTCGGCATGCGCTACGGGCGCGGACCGGAAGTGTTAAGCGACATTTCCTTTGATTTACCGCGTGGAAGTTTCCAGTTTCTGACCGGACCGTCCGGAGCGGGTAAAACATCGCTCCTCAGGCTGATTTATCTGGCTGAACGCCCCTCGCGCGGGCTGGTCTCCCTGTTTGGCGAGGATACCAGCGTCATGGAGCGCGGCGCCCTGCCCGCTTTCCGGCGGCGCATCGGGGTGATTTTTCAGGATTTCCGCCTGCTGCAGCATTTGAGTGTTTTCGACAATGTGGCCCTGCCCTTGCGCGTCGCCGGACAGAATGTGCGCCAGTATGGCGAGGACATTGTGGAATTGCTCAACTGGGTGGGGCTCGGCCACCGCATCGATGCGCTGCCCCCAACGCTTTCCGGTGGTGAGCAGCAGCGCGCCGCCATTGCCAGAGCCGTTGTCAGCCGCCCGGAAATCCTGATCGCTGACGAGCCCACCGGCAATGTCGACCCGGATATGGCAAGGCGGCTCCTGCGCCTGTTTGTCGAGCTGAACCGGCTGGGCACCACGGTACTGATCGCCAGCCACGATATCGCCCTTATCCGCTCGGTGAACGCGCCGGTTCTCGAACTGGCTGAAGGACGGCTCAATCGCCGGGCAAGGAGCGCATGA
- a CDS encoding DUF4175 domain-containing protein, whose protein sequence is MAVHLARLTLLWERAAPVLAWPAAMLALYGVLALGGLVERMGDPWRAVLALGLLALGAAFATPAVRTFRWPERSDAHRRVEADSGLSGRPFEAMEDEPATGESMLWLAHRGRMREALRQARTRRPRAAWATLDTYGARISAAIVLLTAFAYAGDMAGVRLSDAFSPTPLAGGGERAVAEFWIEPPDYTGRPVQFLRERREARVPQGSVLAARITGLARQPRISGGEALIEEIGPGVHQLHITVDEDSAIMVRSGAFRERLDLEVIEDTPPRLALVAEPESDGQGRLILEFSAVDDYGIEHYRLQLARDPGGETNPPDDSWDTIDIPPGAVMPTRGENRYRATVETARHVLAGERVLVRMEGIDGAGQSGVTGPIGLRLPQRLFLDAMARAVAYERRLFLDGLGDYAPYPDTHPRRSADPYWPWLDDEPDLRLERAPESVQRLARALDALGDAPASHFDDRIVFLGLRTAMHQVRRAREIDELGHIEEDLWQIALRAELGTLADAEAALRAAERALSDALARGADEMELAALFEQFEEATRNYIAALMREAMQSDQLASGGGQGMDLNADMLQELLDALREATELGDTEGARRALAQLAELLRNMQIMAGGSGQGQSESALGRALREALEELGEVIGEQRGLTDETYEQSRSGDLAEGREGEEGRALAERQEGLRGRLAELLENMPDGMSEEGERAFDEAARQMDEASRALQRGDGEGALAAQDEALSALREGAAETAERLQAENEANGRGQADRDPLGRDTDGGGVGGDTEVPSEMERQRARDILEELRRRAGDGSLTPEERAYIERLLDRF, encoded by the coding sequence TTGGCCGTACATCTTGCCCGCCTCACCCTGTTGTGGGAGCGCGCCGCGCCGGTCCTTGCCTGGCCGGCGGCCATGCTGGCGCTTTATGGCGTGCTGGCGCTGGGCGGACTGGTCGAGCGCATGGGCGATCCGTGGCGGGCCGTCCTGGCGCTGGGCCTGCTGGCACTGGGCGCGGCTTTCGCCACACCTGCCGTGCGGACCTTTCGCTGGCCGGAGCGGAGCGACGCCCACCGGCGTGTCGAAGCCGATAGCGGGCTTTCGGGCCGCCCGTTCGAAGCCATGGAGGACGAACCGGCAACCGGCGAGAGTATGCTCTGGCTGGCCCATAGAGGCCGGATGCGCGAGGCCCTGCGCCAGGCGCGCACCCGGCGTCCACGCGCTGCCTGGGCCACGCTTGATACGTATGGCGCCCGCATCAGCGCCGCCATCGTATTGCTCACCGCTTTTGCCTACGCAGGCGATATGGCGGGGGTACGGCTGTCTGACGCCTTTTCGCCAACGCCTCTGGCGGGCGGCGGTGAGCGGGCCGTGGCCGAATTCTGGATAGAACCGCCGGACTATACCGGCAGGCCCGTGCAGTTTTTGCGCGAACGGCGCGAGGCACGCGTGCCGCAAGGATCGGTACTGGCCGCACGCATTACCGGCCTTGCCCGCCAGCCGCGTATATCGGGCGGCGAAGCGCTGATTGAGGAAATCGGCCCCGGCGTTCACCAGCTGCACATCACCGTCGATGAGGACAGCGCCATCATGGTGCGCAGCGGCGCGTTCAGGGAGCGTCTTGACCTCGAGGTGATAGAGGACACGCCGCCACGGCTGGCGCTGGTGGCCGAACCGGAAAGCGACGGTCAGGGCCGGCTGATTCTGGAATTCAGCGCGGTCGATGATTACGGCATCGAGCACTACCGGCTGCAGCTCGCGCGCGATCCCGGCGGCGAGACCAATCCGCCGGACGATAGCTGGGACACCATCGACATTCCCCCCGGCGCGGTCATGCCAACACGCGGGGAAAACCGCTATCGCGCCACGGTGGAAACCGCGCGCCATGTCCTTGCCGGTGAACGCGTTCTGGTGCGGATGGAGGGCATTGACGGGGCGGGTCAGTCCGGCGTGACCGGACCGATAGGCTTACGCCTGCCGCAGCGCCTCTTCCTCGACGCCATGGCCCGCGCGGTCGCCTATGAACGCCGGCTGTTTCTGGATGGTCTGGGCGATTACGCACCCTATCCCGATACCCATCCCCGCCGGAGCGCAGACCCGTACTGGCCCTGGCTGGATGACGAGCCGGACCTGCGCCTGGAACGCGCGCCGGAGAGCGTGCAGCGCCTCGCACGCGCCCTCGACGCGCTGGGCGATGCACCGGCCAGCCATTTTGACGACCGGATCGTGTTTCTGGGGCTTCGCACCGCCATGCATCAGGTGCGCCGGGCCCGCGAAATCGATGAGCTCGGCCATATCGAGGAAGATCTCTGGCAGATCGCCCTGCGCGCCGAGCTCGGCACGCTGGCAGACGCCGAAGCGGCTCTCAGAGCGGCCGAACGCGCACTCTCCGATGCCCTGGCGCGCGGGGCCGACGAGATGGAACTGGCGGCCCTGTTCGAGCAGTTCGAGGAAGCCACACGCAATTATATCGCAGCGCTCATGCGCGAAGCGATGCAATCTGACCAGCTCGCCAGTGGCGGCGGTCAGGGCATGGATCTGAACGCGGACATGCTGCAGGAATTGCTCGATGCGCTGCGCGAGGCGACGGAGCTGGGCGATACTGAAGGCGCGCGCCGCGCACTGGCCCAGCTCGCCGAGCTTCTGCGCAATATGCAGATCATGGCGGGCGGGAGCGGTCAGGGCCAGAGCGAAAGCGCGCTGGGACGCGCCTTGCGTGAAGCGCTCGAAGAGCTGGGCGAGGTCATTGGCGAGCAGCGCGGCCTGACCGATGAGACCTACGAACAGTCCCGCTCTGGTGATCTGGCTGAAGGGCGCGAGGGCGAGGAGGGCCGCGCTCTGGCCGAGCGGCAGGAGGGCCTGCGCGGGCGCCTGGCCGAGCTGCTGGAGAACATGCCTGACGGGATGAGCGAAGAGGGCGAGCGCGCCTTTGATGAAGCCGCCCGCCAGATGGACGAAGCCAGCCGCGCCCTGCAGCGCGGCGACGGCGAAGGGGCGCTGGCCGCGCAGGATGAGGCCCTGAGCGCCCTGCGCGAAGGCGCTGCCGAAACAGCCGAGAGATTGCAGGCGGAAAACGAGGCCAATGGGCGCGGTCAGGCCGACCGCGATCCGCTGGGCCGCGATACGGATGGCGGCGGCGTTGGCGGGGACACCGAAGTGCCATCCGAGATGGAGCGCCAGCGCGCGCGCGACATACTCGAAGAGCTGCGCCGCCGGGCCGGTGACGGGTCACTCACCCCCGAAGAACGCGCCTATATCGAACGCCTGCTGGACAGGTTCTAG
- a CDS encoding DUF3426 domain-containing protein — protein MIVTCPSCDTRYRVDPEAIALRKGRVRCAACGHGWKADEEALTLEEPAKPSLRKEPLPADPAPRPAGGIEAVKPHEVVRKRAETRRQRSRQTVEGAGWAVVAASCVLLLGAAWLFRVDIVDTFPRTASAYAAIGVPVNPLGLEVRDLRASPSEDEEGALVIEGVVANTTGRDRPTLPLRAVITGEDGSVLVEWVVMLDSLSLPARGEESFRSVLSDPPEGAAELEVLFAPEG, from the coding sequence ATGATCGTTACCTGCCCAAGCTGTGACACACGCTACCGGGTTGACCCTGAGGCCATCGCCCTGCGCAAGGGGCGTGTGCGCTGTGCTGCGTGCGGCCATGGCTGGAAGGCGGATGAGGAGGCGCTCACGCTTGAGGAGCCGGCCAAGCCGAGCCTGCGCAAGGAACCTCTGCCCGCTGACCCGGCCCCCAGGCCTGCCGGCGGTATCGAGGCGGTCAAACCCCATGAAGTGGTGCGCAAGCGCGCCGAGACCCGCCGCCAGCGCAGCCGGCAGACGGTGGAAGGCGCAGGCTGGGCCGTTGTTGCCGCGTCTTGCGTCCTGCTTCTCGGCGCGGCCTGGCTGTTCCGGGTCGATATCGTGGACACCTTCCCGCGCACGGCCAGCGCCTATGCGGCTATCGGTGTGCCGGTAAACCCGCTCGGCCTTGAGGTGCGCGATCTGCGTGCCAGCCCCTCAGAGGACGAGGAGGGCGCGCTGGTCATTGAAGGCGTCGTGGCCAATACGACGGGCCGCGACCGGCCAACCCTGCCCTTGCGCGCCGTCATCACCGGTGAGGACGGCAGTGTGCTTGTCGAGTGGGTGGTGATGCTCGATTCGCTCAGCCTGCCTGCACGCGGCGAGGAAAGCTTCCGCTCGGTGCTCAGCGATCCGCCTGAGGGCGCGGCGGAGCTTGAAGTGCTGTTCGCGCCCGAAGGGTAA
- a CDS encoding lipoprotein: MKATIVTLAVCVAATSLAACGNRGALERPGPIWGDPQDVPVQDGVPGEDDSVLDGERPEQRLPRIPGDDPFDDE; the protein is encoded by the coding sequence ATGAAAGCCACAATCGTGACCCTTGCAGTGTGCGTGGCGGCAACAAGCCTTGCCGCCTGCGGCAATCGCGGTGCGCTCGAGCGCCCCGGCCCGATATGGGGCGACCCGCAGGACGTGCCGGTACAGGACGGTGTACCCGGCGAGGATGACAGCGTGCTGGACGGCGAACGCCCCGAGCAGCGCCTGCCCCGGATACCCGGCGACGATCCGTTCGACGACGAATAG
- a CDS encoding class I SAM-dependent methyltransferase, whose protein sequence is MRTEAIEIDRFYRSQRGEAARTMVHRRLQALWPEVKGLDMLGYGFAGPYLEPFREKARRAVAFMPSAQGAIAWPDRHGERCASVLGEETRLPFAEAMFDRIVAVHTLEEADDLQRLLRELWRVLAPEGRLVIVAAHRAGAWARVDATPFGHGRPFSRGQLTRLLTGALFEPIAWARALYAPPWNMFCGPRLSGLFESAGERFWPGFGGLILVEAVKHVGAIRPTGAAVPVRRKALDAAPGAALSPPEPSRTLTAKDKSQ, encoded by the coding sequence ATGCGTACCGAAGCGATCGAGATTGACAGGTTTTACCGGTCCCAGAGAGGCGAAGCGGCCCGCACCATGGTGCACCGGCGCCTGCAGGCGCTGTGGCCAGAGGTCAAGGGCCTCGACATGCTCGGCTACGGCTTTGCCGGGCCGTATCTGGAACCGTTCCGCGAGAAGGCTCGCCGCGCCGTCGCCTTCATGCCGTCCGCACAGGGCGCTATTGCCTGGCCAGACCGTCATGGCGAGCGGTGCGCCTCGGTACTGGGCGAAGAAACGCGCCTGCCCTTTGCCGAAGCCATGTTCGACCGGATCGTGGCCGTTCACACGCTGGAAGAGGCTGATGATCTCCAGCGCCTGCTGCGCGAGCTCTGGCGTGTGCTGGCACCTGAAGGACGCCTCGTCATCGTGGCGGCCCACCGCGCGGGCGCATGGGCGCGTGTGGATGCGACGCCTTTCGGTCATGGCCGGCCTTTTTCGCGCGGCCAGCTCACCCGGCTTCTGACTGGCGCGCTGTTTGAACCCATAGCCTGGGCCAGAGCGCTCTACGCACCGCCCTGGAACATGTTCTGCGGCCCGCGCCTGTCTGGCCTGTTTGAGTCAGCTGGTGAGCGCTTCTGGCCGGGATTTGGCGGGTTGATACTGGTTGAGGCGGTCAAGCATGTCGGCGCGATCCGTCCCACCGGGGCGGCCGTGCCGGTGCGGCGCAAGGCCCTTGATGCTGCGCCCGGTGCTGCGCTATCCCCGCCCGAACCCAGCCGCACCCTTACCGCGAAGGACAAGAGCCAATGA